One segment of Pristis pectinata isolate sPriPec2 chromosome 3, sPriPec2.1.pri, whole genome shotgun sequence DNA contains the following:
- the LOC127568689 gene encoding membrane progestin receptor beta-like: MVCEMKLRGSFGANAAGSILQRFGAIAIYPQQILEDVLPKVPSTVRESDVPKLFREPYIHSGYRPVEQDWKYYLLSLFQPHNEALNVWTHLLAALVLLTRFVVFLETASPFPTVYSLPLCCFVLACVIYLSCSVLAHLFQSKSELAHYSFYFLDYVGVGTYQYGSALAHYYYCTELDWLWVIQPFFLPLAALLGWLSCIGCCFSKIHFQRPYPIRRKVFQVVPAFLAYVLDISPIVHRITSCWATGCTDDAVWYHSLQILLFVVASGFFSCPVPEKYFPGSCDIVGHGHQIFHVFLALCTLAQLEAVLLDYRSRREVFTARGDEGTVYAACNLFMLLLMCSSCSALYLRGVIKRRLRKRGD, translated from the coding sequence atGGTTTGTGAAATGAAACTCAGGGGCTCCTTTGGTGCCAATGCGGCTGGCAGCATCCTGCAGCGGTTCGGTGCTATCGCCATCTACCCGCAGCAGATCCTGGAGGATGTCCTGCCCAAGGTGCCCAGCACTGTGAGGGAGTCTGACGTCCCCAAGCTGTTCCGGGAGCCATACATCCACAGCGGTTACCGGCCGGTGGAGCAGGACTGGAAGTattacctgctcagcctcttccAGCCCCACAACGAGGCTCTCAACGTCTGGACCCACCTGCTGGCAGCCCTCGTGCTCCTGACCCGCTTCGTTGTCTTCCTGGAGACCGCCTCTCCTTTCCCCACTGTCTACAGCCTTCCGCTCTGCTGCTTCGTCCTGGCCTGCGTGATCTACCTGTCCTGCAGCGTGCTGGCCCACCTTTTCCAGTCCAAGTCCGAGCTGGCGCACTACTCCTTCTACTTCCTGGACTACGTGGGGGTGGGCACCTACCAGTATGGAAGTGCCCTGGCACACTACTACTACTGCACGGAGCTGGACTGGCTGTGGGTGATCCAGCCCTTCTTCCTGCCCCTGGCTGCCCTCCTTGGCTGGCTCTCCTGCATCGGCTGCTGCTTCTCTAAGATCCACTTCCAGCGGCCTTACCCCATCCGCCGCAAGGTGTTCCAGGTGGTGCCCGCCTTCCTGGCCTACGTGCTGGACATCAGCCCCATTGTGCACCGTATCACCAGCTGCTGGGCGACGGGCTGCACCGACGACGCCGTCTGGTATCACAGCCTGCAGATCCTCCTCTTCGTGGTGGCCTCCGGCTTCTTCTCCTGCCCAGTGCCAGAGAAGTACTTCCCTGGGAGCTGTGACATCGTCGGCCACGGCCACCAGATCTTCCATGTCTTCTTGGCTCTGTGCACACTGGCCCAGCTGGAGGCTGTGCTGCTCGACTACAGGAGCCGGCGGGAGGTGTTCACTGCCCGAGGCGACGAGGGCACGGTCTACGCCGCTTGCAACCTCTTCATGCTGCTGCTGATGTGCAGCAGCTGCTCAGCGCTCTACCTGCGCGGTGTCATTAAGCGCAGACTACGGAAGCGAGGGGACTGA